A window of Hylaeus volcanicus isolate JK05 unplaced genomic scaffold, UHH_iyHylVolc1.0_haploid 10987, whole genome shotgun sequence contains these coding sequences:
- the LOC128882342 gene encoding uncharacterized protein LOC128882342, which translates to MKGIDATTDEPLEFSDDEEERAYYEKLKAKQTTNTNETDVPSKRKRASSPTAGWQSNHPWNRNTQKNRKGYPRGGQRQFSSMQTESQLQNLWVHPYQNSWPSIPRGLHPGSNEQYGYGMYPTPLQSVQYANPNINNINQNFYNSHNYYNEDGTAMPLNPRIPFNTGPRLLPGQLPFQNRTHVSPNLRFRNPNMAWQSQMPQPPTRMNMPWVSLPPPPPPPPPPSSSLPSSSSSPGTS; encoded by the exons ATGAAAGGTATCGACGCGACTACGGACGAGCCTCTGGAATTTTCCGATGACGAAGAAGAACGAgcttattatgaaaaattaaaagcaaaacaaacaactaatacaaatgaaacagACGTTCCATCTAAACGAAAACGTGCTTCGA gtCCCACCGCTGGTTGGCAATCGAATCACCCGTGGAATAGAAATAcgcaaaaaaatagaaaaggatATCCACGGGGAGGTCAGAGACAATTTTCGTCCATGCAGACTGAAAGTCAGTTGCAAAACTTATGGGTACATCCTTATCAAAATAGTTGGCCATCCATTCCAAGAGGTTTACATCCAGGAAGTAACGAACAATATGGATACGGGATGTACCCAACTCCGTTACAATCTGTGCAATATGCAAAccctaatataaataatatcaatcaaaatttttataattcacaTAACTACTACAATGAAGATGGCACAGCAATGCCTTTGAATCCTAGAATTCCCTTTAATACAGGTCCACGACTTCTTCCAGGACAATTACCTTTCCAAAATCGCACACATGTGTCCCCGAATTTAAGATTTCGAAATCCCAATATGGCTTGGCAATCACAAATGCCACAGCCTCCTACGAGAATGAATATGCCTTGGGTATCTTTaccgccaccaccaccaccgccaccTCCTCCATCATCCTCGTTACCTTCGTCATCATCATCACCAGGAACAAGTTGa